A genomic window from Herbiconiux aconitum includes:
- a CDS encoding gamma carbonic anhydrase family protein, with the protein MIITVDGATPEIDESAWIAPTATVIGRTRLAARSSVFYGAVLRGDTDSISLGEGSNLQDNVVVHADAGIPTTIGAGVSVGHGAVLHGCTIDDDCLIGMHATVLNGAVIGAGSLVAAGAVVLEGTIVPPGSLVAGVPAKVRRELSEEERAGIRRNAETYLRLTAAHAAATIVG; encoded by the coding sequence ATGATCATCACCGTCGATGGCGCCACCCCTGAGATCGACGAGTCGGCCTGGATCGCGCCGACCGCCACCGTCATCGGCCGCACCCGCCTGGCCGCCCGTTCGAGCGTGTTCTACGGTGCCGTGCTGCGCGGCGACACCGATTCGATCTCGCTGGGCGAGGGCTCGAACCTGCAGGACAACGTGGTGGTGCACGCGGATGCCGGCATCCCCACCACCATCGGCGCCGGGGTCAGCGTGGGGCACGGTGCGGTGCTGCACGGCTGCACCATCGACGACGACTGCCTGATCGGTATGCACGCGACGGTGCTGAACGGTGCCGTCATCGGCGCCGGATCGCTGGTCGCGGCCGGGGCCGTGGTGCTCGAGGGCACCATCGTGCCGCCCGGATCTCTCGTGGCCGGCGTGCCGGCGAAGGTGCGCCGCGAGCTCAGCGAAGAGGAGCGGGCGGGCATCCGCCGCAATGCGGAGACCTACCTGCGCCTCACCGCCGCGCACGCCGCGGCGACGATCGTCGGGTAG
- a CDS encoding MFS transporter — translation MSSYTELLKTRGVARIIAAQLTARFPFGMLSLAFLLHIEHTYDSYGVAGLVLAALSIGQAIAGPLTSRLMGVWGMRRVILLTMIVCAIAISGIALLPLSIPAAMSVAFVAGLTMPPIQPAVRTIYPKMVNSSQLTPLFSLDASAQEIIWVLGPVITTFVSIQIGTVWGILLAVAFLVGGGIWFLTSPELGRVRIPRSKRRLGAVLKKPPVLLATIVGFLLVATCAAIEAGVVATFGEGGAQAGIVLAIFAVGSLIGGLSLGHKPIGPWALARRMAIVFVGTALAAASLNIWWLAITLFIAGIGIAPALAVMFAIVSTSVRFSDTAEAYGWVGTGQLIGAAVGSALAGFLIDGVGAIGAFVVAAALALLGFLVPLLGKRFHPDLRGRDASPLPDTEPVQLTG, via the coding sequence ATGAGCAGCTACACCGAACTCCTCAAGACGCGTGGCGTCGCCCGCATCATCGCCGCTCAGCTCACCGCTCGATTCCCGTTCGGGATGCTTTCACTCGCGTTCCTGCTGCACATCGAGCACACCTACGATTCCTACGGCGTCGCAGGCCTCGTGCTCGCCGCGCTCAGCATCGGGCAGGCCATCGCGGGGCCACTGACCAGCCGGTTGATGGGCGTCTGGGGCATGCGCCGCGTCATCCTGCTCACCATGATCGTGTGCGCGATCGCCATCTCCGGCATCGCGCTGCTGCCGCTGTCGATCCCGGCCGCCATGTCGGTCGCGTTCGTCGCCGGCCTCACGATGCCGCCCATCCAGCCGGCCGTGCGCACCATCTACCCGAAGATGGTCAACTCCTCCCAGCTCACACCGCTGTTCTCGCTCGACGCCTCGGCGCAGGAGATCATCTGGGTTCTCGGTCCTGTCATCACGACCTTCGTGTCGATCCAGATCGGCACCGTCTGGGGCATCCTGCTCGCCGTCGCCTTCCTCGTGGGCGGCGGCATCTGGTTCCTCACCAGTCCGGAGCTCGGCCGCGTTCGCATCCCGCGCTCGAAGCGAAGGCTCGGTGCGGTGCTGAAGAAGCCGCCGGTGCTGCTGGCCACGATCGTCGGGTTCCTGCTCGTCGCCACCTGCGCGGCCATCGAGGCCGGGGTCGTCGCCACCTTCGGCGAGGGCGGCGCACAGGCCGGCATCGTGCTCGCCATCTTCGCCGTGGGCTCCCTCATCGGTGGTCTCTCGCTCGGCCACAAGCCGATCGGGCCGTGGGCGCTCGCCCGGCGCATGGCGATCGTGTTCGTGGGAACCGCGCTGGCCGCCGCCTCGCTCAACATCTGGTGGCTCGCCATCACCCTCTTCATCGCCGGCATCGGCATCGCACCCGCCCTCGCGGTGATGTTCGCCATCGTCTCGACGAGCGTGCGGTTCAGCGACACGGCGGAGGCCTATGGCTGGGTGGGCACGGGCCAGCTGATCGGAGCGGCGGTCGGATCGGCCCTGGCCGGCTTCCTGATCGACGGCGTCGGAGCGATCGGCGCCTTCGTGGTGGCCGCAGCGCTTGCCCTCCTCGGCTTCTTGGTGCCGCTCCTCGGCAAGCGCTTCCATCCCGACCTCCGCGGTCGCGACGCGAGCCCGCTGCCCGACACGGAACCAGTGCAGCTCACCGGTTAG
- a CDS encoding DUF4349 domain-containing protein, whose amino-acid sequence MRRMILASSAVAAVLLLAGCAASGGSSSAPSGVVAPDQGTREGSASGEGFADDAATTDQSVITTGWITVTVDDPIAATDDAVALVESLDGRIDSRTQQAGSDDQRASAQLTIRVPADAVDKTIDELKKLGTVEQVSLSTNDVTLQVRDLDAQIKALQASVDRLLALVDQAATTADLVELETAISDRQGQLDSLKSQREYLADQIDYSTITLDLQEKGALAPSVPGDFWSGLATGWAALTAAVSGFVVALGFFIPFLIPIAVIAAIVLLIVLLARRGGKTPRTPAPPAPPAPPAR is encoded by the coding sequence ATGAGACGAATGATCCTCGCTTCCTCGGCCGTGGCCGCCGTGCTCCTGCTGGCCGGCTGCGCCGCCTCCGGCGGGTCGTCGTCGGCGCCGTCCGGCGTCGTCGCGCCCGATCAGGGAACCCGGGAGGGTTCGGCGAGCGGCGAGGGTTTCGCCGACGACGCGGCGACCACCGACCAGAGCGTCATCACCACGGGCTGGATCACCGTCACCGTCGACGACCCGATCGCCGCCACCGACGACGCGGTCGCTCTCGTCGAGTCGCTCGACGGGCGAATCGATTCCCGCACCCAGCAAGCGGGCTCCGACGACCAGCGGGCCAGTGCCCAGCTCACCATCCGGGTGCCGGCCGACGCGGTCGACAAGACCATCGACGAGCTGAAGAAGCTCGGCACCGTCGAGCAGGTCTCGCTCAGCACCAACGACGTCACGCTGCAGGTGCGCGATCTGGATGCGCAGATCAAGGCCCTGCAGGCATCCGTCGACCGGCTGCTCGCGCTCGTCGACCAGGCCGCCACCACGGCAGACCTCGTCGAACTGGAGACCGCGATCTCCGACCGGCAGGGCCAGCTCGACAGCCTGAAGTCGCAGCGGGAATACCTCGCCGACCAGATCGACTACTCCACCATCACGCTCGACCTGCAGGAGAAGGGCGCGCTGGCCCCCAGCGTTCCGGGAGACTTCTGGAGCGGCCTCGCCACCGGATGGGCGGCGCTGACGGCCGCCGTCTCAGGCTTCGTGGTGGCACTCGGATTCTTCATCCCGTTCCTCATCCCGATCGCCGTGATCGCGGCGATCGTGCTGCTCATCGTGCTGCTCGCCCGCCGCGGCGGCAAGACGCCCCGCACCCCCGCACCGCCGGCTCCCCCGGCCCCGCCCGCCCGCTAA
- a CDS encoding aldo/keto reductase, which produces MVDALSPTLPLHDGRRIPQLGLGVYKTTDAEAAEAVEFALRHGYRLIDTASMYLNETGVGEGVRRSGLPREDVFVTTKVWFTENGYDSTLRSFDESLDRLGTDYVDLYMIHWPAPANDLYVETWRALERLAAEGRARSIGVANFHTKHLDRLLAETGTTPAVNQVELHPWLPQAEVRAYDAAHGILTQSWSPLARGHVLDAAHGGEVLAALGRKHGKSPAQIVLRWHVQLGVSVIPKSVTPSRIRENIDVFDFELDADDLAAIASLATGERTGVDPDDRN; this is translated from the coding sequence ATGGTCGACGCACTCTCCCCCACCCTCCCGCTCCACGACGGGCGGCGCATCCCGCAACTCGGACTCGGCGTCTACAAGACCACGGATGCCGAAGCCGCCGAGGCGGTCGAGTTCGCCCTGCGGCACGGCTACCGCCTCATCGACACCGCGTCGATGTACCTCAACGAGACGGGCGTGGGCGAGGGAGTTCGGCGGAGCGGCCTGCCCCGAGAAGACGTCTTCGTGACCACGAAGGTCTGGTTCACCGAGAACGGCTACGACAGCACGCTGCGCTCGTTCGACGAGAGCCTCGACCGGCTCGGCACCGACTACGTCGACCTCTACATGATCCACTGGCCGGCTCCCGCCAACGACCTCTACGTGGAGACCTGGCGAGCCCTCGAGCGTCTGGCGGCTGAGGGCCGGGCACGATCCATCGGTGTCGCCAACTTCCACACCAAGCACCTCGACCGGCTCCTCGCCGAAACCGGCACGACTCCGGCCGTCAATCAGGTCGAGCTGCACCCGTGGCTGCCGCAGGCGGAGGTGCGTGCGTACGACGCGGCCCACGGCATCCTCACCCAGTCCTGGTCTCCGCTGGCCCGCGGCCACGTGCTCGATGCCGCGCACGGCGGGGAGGTTCTGGCCGCACTCGGACGCAAGCACGGCAAGAGCCCGGCGCAGATCGTGCTGCGCTGGCACGTGCAGCTCGGCGTCTCGGTGATTCCGAAATCGGTGACTCCGTCGCGCATCCGCGAGAACATCGACGTCTTCGACTTCGAGCTCGACGCCGACGACCTGGCCGCCATCGCCTCCCTCGCGACGGGCGAGCGCACGGGCGTCGACCCCGACGACCGCAACTGA
- a CDS encoding glycoside hydrolase family 3 N-terminal domain-containing protein produces the protein MRGAFRPRRLRFVVGAMMLGLTALGGCASNVPASGIVSTVSPSSGGAAAAAGVPSPSGGDRGSGSGSGNGSGSGSATVPPTGAAEVLTRQRAAFPAPSRDERIRSFAEERLASMTLDQKIASLFMVHVAGADPAALQAYLTTSAPGGLLLLGDNVPGSTEEAAALTAALPGDDGLGTLVAIDEEGGIVARLGADTFASAETLKNEPVQATTDAFTQRADLLQSTGMTVNFGVIADVTADPSSFIYERVLGTDAASASERVTAAVEAENGKVLSTVKHFPGHGAAPGDSHSSLPTTDLPFEQWQAEDAPPFQAGIDAGAPMVMFGHLVYSAVDPAPASLSAAWHAVLRDDLGFDGVAVTDDLLMLEASGVPEYADRTTNAIAALNAGNDLLLYNTQLDLPAMTAAIVAAVHAGQVSEQTIDEAALRDLSLRRDLWLQQHPVPVAVPAAPAR, from the coding sequence ATGCGCGGTGCGTTCCGGCCGCGACGGTTGCGCTTCGTCGTGGGCGCGATGATGCTCGGCCTGACCGCCCTCGGAGGCTGCGCATCGAACGTGCCCGCCTCCGGAATCGTGAGCACGGTGTCTCCGTCGAGCGGTGGAGCGGCGGCAGCGGCCGGCGTGCCGTCGCCGAGTGGCGGTGACAGGGGCAGTGGCAGCGGCAGCGGCAATGGCTCTGGCAGTGGCTCTGCCACCGTGCCGCCGACCGGGGCAGCGGAGGTGCTCACCCGTCAGCGCGCCGCCTTCCCGGCCCCGAGTCGCGACGAACGCATCCGGTCGTTCGCCGAAGAACGTCTCGCCTCGATGACCCTCGACCAGAAGATCGCGTCACTGTTCATGGTGCACGTGGCCGGCGCCGATCCGGCGGCCCTGCAGGCCTATCTCACGACATCGGCACCCGGCGGACTCCTGCTGCTCGGCGACAACGTGCCCGGAAGCACCGAGGAGGCGGCCGCGCTCACCGCCGCCCTGCCGGGCGACGACGGGCTCGGCACCCTGGTCGCCATCGACGAGGAGGGCGGCATCGTCGCGCGCCTCGGCGCCGACACCTTCGCCTCGGCCGAGACGCTCAAGAACGAACCCGTGCAGGCGACGACGGATGCTTTCACGCAGCGGGCCGATCTGCTCCAGTCGACCGGCATGACGGTGAACTTCGGGGTGATCGCCGATGTCACGGCCGATCCGTCGTCGTTCATCTACGAGCGGGTGCTCGGAACGGATGCCGCCTCCGCGAGCGAGCGCGTCACCGCCGCCGTCGAGGCCGAGAACGGCAAGGTGCTGAGCACGGTGAAGCACTTTCCGGGGCACGGCGCCGCTCCGGGCGATTCGCACTCCTCGCTTCCCACGACGGATCTGCCTTTCGAGCAGTGGCAGGCCGAGGACGCGCCGCCCTTCCAGGCGGGCATCGACGCGGGCGCTCCGATGGTGATGTTCGGGCACCTCGTCTACAGCGCCGTCGACCCGGCCCCGGCATCGCTCTCGGCGGCCTGGCACGCGGTGCTGCGCGACGACCTCGGCTTCGACGGGGTCGCCGTGACCGATGACCTGCTCATGCTGGAGGCATCCGGTGTTCCGGAGTATGCCGACCGCACAACGAATGCGATCGCCGCCCTCAACGCGGGCAACGACCTCTTGCTCTACAACACGCAGCTCGACCTGCCCGCCATGACAGCGGCGATCGTGGCTGCAGTGCACGCCGGGCAGGTCTCGGAGCAGACCATCGACGAGGCGGCGCTCCGCGACCTGTCGCTGCGTCGCGACCTCTGGCTGCAGCAGCACCCGGTACCTGTGGCGGTGCCCGCGGCGCCGGCGCGTTAG
- a CDS encoding cation:proton antiporter — MNGVQLLLVIVGAIALTGLAQRRGLQPALVITLVGFAASFIPGFTGVELDSDIILGLVLPPSLYSAALNFSFFSFMRNLRTIVGLGVGLVVVTTLVVGLFASWAVPVLTFGTAIILGAIVSPPDAVAAVSIGKKLGLPKRVMSILTGESLVNDAAALTLFSIGVAAVAGTHTIFDNPVLLFLYSALVGIVVGVALAWVSMLIRRLLKDAGLETVLGLIVPFAAYLLAEQLEASGVLAVVAAGFVVGTNSSRAGYETRLQERQVWSSLDVLLEAFVFAYIGLQLRFVIQDLTEAGQSVWAVFGAGLLVLLVVLLIRPVWVFLAFGRNIVTDKLMRRKVASDVRVRERIARENAIRVARGRRPRQFPVFLNWRESVVVSWTGMRGVVTLAAAAGVPLLLANGQPFPGRAEIQAIAFIVAVGTLLVQGLTLPALIRALHLSDPKQDEYDKEQEALARKVAEQASKKEFATFMASPPPGMPPELLERVKSLVARQSDDAERAPDPTAGEFGQTFGSLYRRVLQAQRDAVVAERDANKLDDDAAREFLQQLDYQEAAIVSRLGNRL, encoded by the coding sequence GTGAACGGTGTGCAGCTCCTTCTCGTGATCGTGGGGGCGATCGCGCTGACCGGACTCGCTCAGCGCCGGGGCCTGCAGCCGGCGCTCGTGATCACGCTGGTCGGCTTCGCCGCCTCCTTCATTCCGGGATTCACCGGCGTCGAACTCGACTCCGACATCATCCTGGGGCTCGTGCTCCCGCCGTCGCTCTACTCGGCGGCGCTCAACTTCTCGTTCTTCTCCTTCATGCGCAATCTGCGCACCATCGTCGGCCTCGGCGTGGGGCTCGTCGTCGTGACGACCCTCGTGGTGGGGCTCTTCGCGTCATGGGCGGTGCCGGTGCTCACCTTCGGAACCGCGATCATCCTCGGTGCGATCGTGTCGCCGCCGGATGCCGTCGCCGCCGTCTCCATCGGCAAGAAGCTCGGCCTGCCCAAGCGGGTCATGTCCATCCTCACCGGCGAGAGCCTCGTCAACGACGCGGCGGCGCTGACGCTCTTCTCGATCGGCGTGGCCGCGGTGGCGGGCACCCACACCATCTTCGACAACCCGGTGCTGCTGTTCCTCTACAGCGCGCTGGTGGGGATCGTGGTGGGCGTCGCGCTCGCCTGGGTCTCGATGCTCATCCGTCGGCTGTTGAAGGATGCCGGCCTCGAGACCGTGCTGGGCCTGATCGTGCCGTTCGCGGCCTACCTCCTCGCCGAACAGCTCGAGGCCTCCGGCGTGCTCGCGGTGGTGGCCGCCGGATTCGTGGTCGGCACGAACTCCAGCCGGGCGGGCTACGAGACGCGCTTGCAGGAGCGTCAGGTGTGGAGCTCGCTCGACGTTCTGCTCGAAGCCTTCGTCTTCGCCTATATCGGCCTGCAGCTGCGTTTCGTCATCCAGGATCTGACCGAGGCGGGCCAGTCGGTCTGGGCGGTGTTCGGGGCGGGGCTGCTGGTGCTGCTGGTGGTGCTCCTCATCCGGCCGGTCTGGGTGTTTCTCGCCTTCGGCCGCAACATCGTCACCGACAAGCTGATGCGCCGCAAAGTGGCGAGCGACGTGCGCGTGCGCGAACGGATCGCCCGCGAGAACGCGATCCGGGTCGCGCGCGGGCGGCGGCCACGGCAGTTCCCGGTGTTCCTGAACTGGCGCGAGAGCGTGGTGGTGTCGTGGACCGGGATGCGCGGTGTGGTCACCCTCGCCGCCGCGGCCGGTGTGCCGCTGCTGCTCGCGAACGGGCAGCCCTTCCCGGGGCGGGCCGAGATCCAGGCGATCGCCTTCATCGTCGCCGTCGGCACCCTGCTCGTGCAGGGTCTCACCTTGCCCGCGCTGATTCGGGCGCTGCACCTCAGCGACCCGAAGCAGGACGAATACGACAAGGAACAGGAAGCGCTCGCCCGCAAGGTGGCCGAACAGGCGTCGAAGAAGGAGTTCGCCACCTTCATGGCGTCGCCGCCCCCGGGAATGCCGCCGGAGCTGCTCGAGCGGGTCAAGTCCTTGGTGGCGCGGCAGTCCGACGACGCGGAGCGGGCACCCGATCCGACGGCGGGCGAGTTCGGACAGACCTTCGGGTCGCTCTACCGCCGCGTGCTGCAGGCCCAGCGCGACGCCGTGGTGGCCGAGCGCGACGCGAACAAACTCGACGACGACGCCGCCCGCGAATTCCTGCAGCAGCTCGACTACCAGGAGGCGGCCATCGTGTCGCGTCTCGGCAACCGCCTCTGA
- a CDS encoding aldo/keto reductase, with translation MQQRILGRTGRSVSIVGLGTWQLGADWGDVDETAALDVLGASVDAGVTFFDTADVYGDGRSETVIGRFLRENPEAPLTVATKMGRRGPQESGEFTLANFRAWTDRSRANLGVDRLDLVQLHCPPPPVFSSDEVYDALDTLVEEGAIASYGVSVETCDEALAAIARPGTASVQIILNAFRLKPLDEVLPAAQAAGVGIIARVPLASGLLSGRYTADTTFAANDHRNYNRDGGSFDVGETFSGVDYEQGVAAAREFSALVASTMPDATPAAAAIAWIASQPGVTSVIPGARSRAQAESNAAAGLLSVPAALDEGVHEIYDRYFREAIHPRW, from the coding sequence ATGCAGCAGCGCATTCTCGGCCGTACCGGCCGCTCGGTATCCATCGTCGGCCTCGGCACCTGGCAGCTCGGAGCAGATTGGGGCGACGTCGACGAGACGGCCGCACTCGACGTGCTCGGCGCATCCGTCGACGCCGGTGTCACCTTCTTCGACACAGCCGACGTCTACGGCGATGGGCGCAGCGAGACGGTGATCGGGCGGTTCCTGCGCGAGAACCCCGAGGCGCCCCTGACCGTGGCCACGAAGATGGGACGTCGTGGGCCGCAGGAGTCGGGCGAATTCACGCTCGCGAACTTCCGGGCCTGGACCGATCGCTCCCGCGCGAACCTCGGAGTCGACCGGCTCGACCTCGTGCAGTTGCACTGCCCGCCGCCCCCCGTGTTCTCGAGCGACGAGGTCTACGACGCACTCGACACCCTCGTCGAGGAGGGCGCGATCGCCTCCTACGGCGTCAGCGTCGAGACCTGCGACGAGGCGCTCGCCGCGATCGCGCGCCCGGGCACCGCGAGTGTGCAGATCATCCTGAACGCGTTCCGGCTGAAGCCGCTCGACGAGGTGCTGCCGGCAGCGCAGGCCGCGGGCGTGGGCATCATCGCGCGCGTGCCTCTCGCCTCGGGGCTCCTGTCGGGTCGCTACACGGCCGACACGACGTTCGCGGCGAACGATCACCGCAACTACAACCGCGACGGCGGCAGCTTCGACGTGGGAGAGACCTTCTCGGGCGTCGACTACGAGCAGGGCGTCGCCGCGGCACGCGAGTTCTCGGCGCTGGTGGCGTCGACGATGCCGGATGCGACGCCGGCCGCAGCGGCGATCGCCTGGATCGCGAGCCAGCCCGGCGTGACCTCGGTCATCCCCGGCGCCCGCAGCCGTGCGCAGGCGGAGTCGAACGCCGCGGCCGGCCTTCTCTCGGTGCCCGCCGCACTCGACGAGGGCGTGCACGAGATCTACGACCGCTACTTCCGCGAGGCCATCCACCCGCGCTGGTAA
- a CDS encoding acyl-CoA dehydrogenase family protein, with translation MATTTPSDSLIDDELLARIRSRAAVHDRENSFPHDDLRDLQEVGYLRMFTPVALGGLGFGLARVAREQTRLATAAPATALAINMHLVWTGVAKVLLDRGDSSLEWVLRDAAAGEVFAFGNSEAGNDLVLFGSTTDAHPLPDGSYAFTGRKIFTSLSPVWTRLGVFGRDASDPSAPMLVHAFLDRSATGVTTVEDWDTLAMRASQSNTTVLDGAVASADRVFRTLPEGPSADPLIFGIFSNFEILLAAVYTGISQRAIELAVEAAHRRTSLKAGGRPYAHDPDIRWKVAEAGIAHDAIPPQIEALAADVDALLQHGPAWFPKLVGLKVRATESARFVVDQALRVAGGSAIYSSAELGRLYRDVVAGIFHPSDGESAHNTVANALLGPIPE, from the coding sequence GTGGCAACGACGACCCCCTCCGACTCGCTGATCGACGACGAGCTGCTGGCGCGCATCCGTTCGCGGGCGGCGGTTCACGACCGCGAGAACTCTTTTCCGCACGATGACCTGCGCGACTTGCAGGAAGTCGGCTACCTGCGGATGTTCACCCCCGTCGCCCTGGGCGGGCTCGGCTTCGGCCTCGCCCGGGTGGCCCGGGAGCAGACGCGGCTCGCCACGGCGGCGCCGGCGACGGCGCTCGCCATCAACATGCACCTGGTGTGGACGGGCGTGGCGAAGGTGCTGCTCGACCGCGGCGACTCATCTCTCGAGTGGGTGCTGCGCGACGCGGCCGCCGGTGAGGTCTTCGCCTTCGGCAACAGCGAGGCGGGCAACGACCTCGTGCTGTTCGGGTCGACGACGGATGCGCATCCGCTGCCCGACGGCTCGTACGCCTTCACGGGCCGCAAGATCTTCACCTCGCTCTCCCCGGTCTGGACCAGGCTCGGCGTCTTCGGTCGCGACGCCTCCGACCCGTCGGCGCCGATGCTGGTGCACGCCTTCCTCGATCGCTCGGCCACGGGGGTGACCACCGTCGAGGATTGGGACACGCTCGCCATGCGCGCCTCGCAGAGCAACACGACGGTGCTCGACGGCGCTGTCGCTTCTGCTGACCGGGTGTTCCGCACGCTGCCCGAGGGGCCGAGCGCCGACCCGCTGATCTTCGGCATCTTCTCGAACTTCGAGATCCTGCTCGCCGCCGTCTACACGGGCATCAGCCAGCGGGCCATCGAGCTCGCCGTCGAGGCTGCGCACCGGCGCACCTCGCTGAAAGCCGGTGGCCGCCCGTATGCCCACGACCCGGACATCCGTTGGAAGGTGGCGGAGGCGGGGATCGCGCACGACGCCATCCCGCCGCAGATCGAGGCGCTCGCCGCCGACGTCGACGCGCTGCTGCAGCACGGCCCGGCATGGTTCCCGAAGCTCGTGGGCCTCAAGGTGCGGGCGACCGAGAGTGCGCGGTTCGTGGTCGACCAGGCGCTGCGGGTAGCGGGAGGCTCGGCCATCTACTCGTCGGCCGAGCTCGGACGGCTCTACCGCGACGTCGTGGCGGGGATCTTCCATCCCTCCGACGGGGAGTCGGCGCACAACACCGTCGCCAACGCGCTGCTCGGGCCGATCCCCGAGTGA